CGGCCCGGCGCCTCGGCGCTGTAATTGGCGGGCCGAACAAGCACCTTGGAACTCGCGAGATACGGAATGATTTCTTTCTGGTCCCAGAGATGGTTGCCCGCCGTGAAAGCGTTGACGCCCGCGGCTTGAAGCTCCTCGATAATCTTGGGGGTGACGCCTCTGCCGTGGGCGGCGTTTTCGACATTGGCGACGATAAAATCGACGCCGCGTTCCCGCCGCCATTCCGGAACTTTTTTCCGGACGGCCGCGCGGCCGGGTTCCCCGAAAACGTCGCCGATGAAGAGGATCTTCATTTGGCGAAGTCGACGGCCCGGGTTTCGCGAATGATCGTCACCTTGATCTGGCCGGGATAGGTGAGCTGGCTTTCAATCTTTTTCACGATGTCCTTGCAAAGAATCGTTGCGTCGGTGTCCGAAATGCGCTCCGGCTGGACCATCACCCTCAATTCCCGTCCCGCCTGAATGGCGTAGGCCTTCTCGACTTGGTCGTAGGACGTGGCGATCTTCTCCAAATCATCCAGGCGTTTGATGTAGGTCTCAGCGGACTCCATCCGCGCCCCGGGCCGGGCGCCGGAGAGGGCGTCCGCCGCCTCCACTAAGTGGTCGAGAACGCTCTCCTGGGGGATGTCCTCGTGATGGGCCCAGACGCCGTGGACCACAGCAGCGGGCTCACCGTACTTCTTTGCCAACTCGCCTCCGATGACGGCGTGCGACCCCTCAATCTCGTGGGACACCGCCTTGCCGATGTCATGAAGGAGGCCCGCGCGGCGCGCGAGCTTGGGATCAAGACCCAGTTCCGCGGCCATGATGCCGCAGAGAAAGCCGACCTCGATGGAGTGGTTGAGGACGTTTTGGGCGTAGCTGTAGCGGTACTTGAGGGCGCCCAGGAGCTTGACCAGCTCCGGGTGGATGCCGTGGATATCCAGGTCGAAAAGGGCCTGCTGTCCGGCCTCACGGATCCCTTTTTCCACGTCCTGCGTCACCTTATCGAGCGTCTCCTCGATCCGCGCGGGGTGAATACGCCCGTCGGCCAGGAGCTTCTCCAACGTGGCGCGGGCGATCTCGCGCCGAATCGGATTGTGCGATGACACCACGACCGCGCCCGGAGTATCGTCGATGATCAGATCGACCCCGGTCGCCTGCTCCAAGGCCCGAATGTTCCGACCTTCCCGTCCGATGACGCGTCCTTTCATGTCTTCCGACGGAAGCTTGACGACTGAAACCGAAGCCTCCTGCACCCACTCCCCCGACATCCTCTCGATGGCGAGGGATATGATCTTTTTCGCCTTCTTGTCGGCCGTCTCCTTGGCCTCATCCTCGATTTGTTTGATCTTCTTGGCCGCCTCATGGGTCGCTTCGGAGCTCATTTTCTCGACGAGCAGTCGTTTGGCTTCCTCCGCGCTCAACCCCGAGAGCTTCTCCAAGAGTTGCTTGGAGTCCTCGATCATGCCCTGGTATTTCTTCTCGAGATCCTCGATGTTCTTTTTCTTCGCGTCGACACTCTGCTCGGAGCGCTTCACGTCGGCCTCTTTCCGCTCCATCTGCTCCATCTTGCGGTCGAGGTTTTCCTCCTTCACGGCAATCCTCTTCTCGATGGAGGACAGCTCCTGTCGGCGGCGCTTCTCCTCCTCCTCCATCTCCATCTTTGACTTGAAGATCTGATCGCGCGCCGAAAGCTCCGCTTCCTTTTGAATGGTCTTGGCCTTGGATTCCGCCTCTTGAATGAGGTTTTTCACCTTGGCCTCGGCGGATTCCACCTCGCGGCGCAGAACGTTTTTTCTCACGAAGAAACCGACGACGAGCCCCAAGATCAAGGCTCCGGCAGCGCTGACAATTATCACAAAGGTTTGTGATTCCATGACGGCTCCTCTTTTGCGATCCCGCGGATTGTCCTCGTCTCGGTCACGATCCAATGGCAGACCAGATCGGTCTCCATCCGAGGAATCTCGGGCACAACTTGAAAATCATAGGCCAAACCGATTTTTCTCCCCTGAAATCCAGAAAGACAGCGGTCGTAATATCCTTTGCCGAATCCCAATCGGTTCCCCTGCTCATCAAACGCGACTCCCGGCACCAAGACCGCCTCGACCTCCTCCAAAGACACGCTTTCGCCCTCCAAGGGCGCGGGAATCTCCCAGCGGTCCGGCACCAGTCGGCCCCAATCAGGGACGGGAACGAACTCGATGCGCTCGCCGGTGACGCGAGGGAAGAACGTCCGGCACCCTCTCTTTTGAAGCTGGCCGAAGATCCATTCCGTCGAAACCTCGCCCCGGACGGAGGCGTAGAGAGCGACGGAGGTCAACCGATCAAGAAGGGAAGATTCAAAGAGACGCCGCCCGACTTCAAGGCTGCGCGCCAAGGTTTCGTGCGCTTTTAGGGATTCACGAAGGCCCTTCATGCGCCTTCGAAGATCCTCCTTGGATTCCTGAATGGATTCCAAAGCGCACATCCTCGAGATGCGGGAGAAATGAGGGAAAAGGTCGAAGAGAAAGCTATTGTGAATTCAGGCGATCCCATCCACGGCGATCGTGGTGCCGCCCACGAAGGAGCGGCTTGGGATATATGATGCTATGATGTCCGCTAAAACTCACAAAAATAACCTTCTGATTCAAGAGACGGTCCTTTTGCCTTTTTTCTTCCCGCTTGGTTGATCTTCTACTTCCTTCTCACCAGCTTCCCCACCAGTATCATTCTTTAATTCTCCTGATGGAGCCGTTTCAGCCTCCGATCGATTCGTCGGAGGATGAAAAGGTTCCCCTGCATTTGCCGTGTGGGAATAGCCCTTGAACCCTAGGCTTAGGTGGGGGCCATATCGCCGTTTTAGGCTTCCCATTCGATTTCATGGGCCTGCACACCACGGCGAGGGACAACCCCCGTTCTTTTAGATAGGTTCAAAAGAACATGAACCCATCACGCACAACACAGGGGAAACTCGATCTTTTGTTTCAAAGAGCCAACTGGGACCCCGCGCCCAACTGCATGTCGACCAGGCGAATGATATCACGCACTTTCTGTGCCGTGCGAGCGTTTTGGACTCCCCGAGTTTCCTCGAAGCGCCTCAACTCCTCCGCCATGTTCATGCAGACCAGCAAGGCCGCCGTCAACATCGAGGCCGACTTGCTGGCGTCCATCACCTCGCGGACCCTGTCCGAAACCAAAGCGGCGATCTGCGTCACGGTCTCGTCGCTCGCGTCGCTCCTCAACGTCAATTTCTGGTTGAGGATCGATACGACATGCGACTTTTTCATAATACCATTCTCCGGGGCTGAGGGGAACCTCCCACTTGAATAAACTTTAAGTCCCAGCTCGGAAGGGTGTCAAGAAATTTGGGCTTCGATGGAGGGCTCCATGGGGGCCGTGATGGAAGACCCCACCCCCCCGCGGCCTTGGAATATCGAAAGAAGACTGGAATATCCGAAGCCGACGACAAACAGGAGAAGAAACGGTACGGAAAGGTACAGACCCTCGCTCAGCGCATAGGCGACCGTAACCATGTAGAGGAGGGTCAGAAAAATCTCCACCAGGCTCAGGAACGCCAGCCTGCCCCGGTAACCCTTTTCCTTCCAGGAATCCGAGCGGTTCACGACCGCGTACTTGGGCGTCCGCGTGAACTCGCCGGTCTTGCCGATCAGCCCTTCGAGGACCGCCTTGCTGTTGTTGAGGCAGAGACCAATGCCCAGTGCCAGGCTGAAAAAGATGTATTTCACGCGGGAGAACCAGTCGGAATAGGCCTTCTTTTGCGAATGGTAGTAAAAAACCGAGACGGACCAAGTCGCTGACAGGAACAACGGCAGGTCGATCCACAACATGTCATACCAGCCCTGCTCCCGGCGGACATAGATCGAGACCGGCAGGAGGAACGACAGGATCGCCATGAGCAGGTAATTGAAATTCGCCGCCAAGTGGAAGAACGCCTCCATCTTGACGCGCCAAGGATAAGGCCCCTTGAGGAGCGAAGGCAGGAGCTTCTTGGCGACCTGCACCGACCCCTTCGACCAACGGTGTTGCTGTGTCTTGAGTGCGTTGATGTCCACGGGCAATTCCGCCGGGGCGACGACCTCGTCCAGATAAACGAACCGCCAGCCTTTCATCTGAGCGCGGTATGAGAGGTCGATGTCCTCCGTCAGTGTGTCCCCCGACCAGCCGCCCGCGTCCCCGATGCAGGACTTCCGCCAAACGCCGGCCGTGCCGTTGAAATTGAAAAAACAACCGGACCGATGCCGGGCCGTGTGTTCAATGATGAAATGACCGTCCAGGAGAATCGCCTGGGCCCTTGTCAGAAGAGAATAGTCTCGATTCAAGTGCTCCCAGCGCGTCTGGACCATACCGATATCCGAACCACCATAAAAATGCGGGATCACCTTCTTGAGAAAATCGGGTTCTGGCAGGAAGTCCGCGTCAAAGACGGCCACGAACTCGCCCTTCGCCTCTTTCAGGCCGTGAGCCAAGGCACCGGCCTTGAAGCCTACGCGGTCGCCTCTTCGGACGTGACGGATGAGAAATCCCCTTCGGCTCCACTCCGCAATTTCGCGGTCCACGACGGCCACGGTCTCGTCGTTCGAATCGTCCAGGACCTGGATTTCCAATCGCTCCCGCGGATAGTCAAAAGCGCAGACGGCTCGAATCAGGCGCGGCACCACATAGCGTTCATTGAAGATGGGAAGCTGAACCGTGACCCAAGGGGCCTCCGGCAGGCTCTCAAAAGGGAGGGCCGAAGGCTTGTCCTTCTTCAGCCGGTAATAGAGAAACAAGAGATAATAGCGATGAAGCCCAAAAGCGGACGGCAGGAGCAGAATTGCGAAATAGAAAATCAGAAAAAACAAGGAATAATGCGGCATTTAGCCCGGCACCTATAATGGAAGGCCGACCCAAATGTCAAACAGTGTCAAAAGCCCCTCACAGGCCGAAATCAACCCACCGTTTTTCCAGATTGACCCCCTGAACGGTGACGGTCACCGGCATCCCGATCTGGTACTTTTTCTTCTTCCGGCGCCCCACGAGCGCATGGGCCTTTTCGTGAAAGGTATAAGCGTCATCCCTCAAATTCTTAATGGAAACAAGACCTTCCACAAAGAATGGGATGAGCTCCACAAAGAGCCCAAACTTGGTGACGCCGGAAATGATGCCATCAAACGTCTGCCCCACCTTTTCTTTCAAGAAGAGCGCGGCCGCCAGGTCCCGAGACGCCCATTCGGCTTTTTGCGAGTTCCTCTCTCGTTCCGAACAATGGACGGCCATCTCCTGGAGCCGTTTGCCTCCCGACTCTTTGTGTTTGCCCGGCCGGCCTCCTCGAAGGGCCTGCGTGAGGATCCGGTGCACCATCAAATCCGGATAACGGCGGATCGGCGAGGTGAAGTGCGTGTAGCATTCCGACGCAAGCCCGAAATGTCCGACGTTCTTCGTGTCGTAAACAGCCCGCGCCATCGTCCGCAGAAGGACGGTGTTGATGAGCTTCTCTTCGGGTTTACCTCGGACGGCCTCGATGACGGCCGCGAGCGCACCCGGTTGGACGCGACGGCCGAGCCGAAGACCGTATCCCAGGTGATGCAACAGCACCGCGAAATCGCGGACGCGCTCCGGATCGGGCTCCTGATGGACGCGGTAGACCGACGGCAACCGGCTCTCCGCAATGAATTCAGCGACGGCCTCGTTGGCCGCGATCATGAACTCCTCGATCAAACGGTGCGCCTTGTTCCTCTCCGCCTTGACGATCTTGTCGATGCGCCCCTGCGCGAGGTCGAGCTCGATCGACGATTCGGGCAAGTCGAAGTCGAGGCTGCCCC
Above is a window of bacterium DNA encoding:
- a CDS encoding YmdB family metallophosphoesterase, coding for MKILFIGDVFGEPGRAAVRKKVPEWRRERGVDFIVANVENAAHGRGVTPKIIEELQAAGVNAFTAGNHLWDQKEIIPYLASSKVLVRPANYSAEAPGR
- the rny gene encoding ribonuclease Y, with product MESQTFVIIVSAAGALILGLVVGFFVRKNVLRREVESAEAKVKNLIQEAESKAKTIQKEAELSARDQIFKSKMEMEEEEKRRRQELSSIEKRIAVKEENLDRKMEQMERKEADVKRSEQSVDAKKKNIEDLEKKYQGMIEDSKQLLEKLSGLSAEEAKRLLVEKMSSEATHEAAKKIKQIEDEAKETADKKAKKIISLAIERMSGEWVQEASVSVVKLPSEDMKGRVIGREGRNIRALEQATGVDLIIDDTPGAVVVSSHNPIRREIARATLEKLLADGRIHPARIEETLDKVTQDVEKGIREAGQQALFDLDIHGIHPELVKLLGALKYRYSYAQNVLNHSIEVGFLCGIMAAELGLDPKLARRAGLLHDIGKAVSHEIEGSHAVIGGELAKKYGEPAAVVHGVWAHHEDIPQESVLDHLVEAADALSGARPGARMESAETYIKRLDDLEKIATSYDQVEKAYAIQAGRELRVMVQPERISDTDATILCKDIVKKIESQLTYPGQIKVTIIRETRAVDFAK
- a CDS encoding 5-formyltetrahydrofolate cyclo-ligase — its product is MCALESIQESKEDLRRRMKGLRESLKAHETLARSLEVGRRLFESSLLDRLTSVALYASVRGEVSTEWIFGQLQKRGCRTFFPRVTGERIEFVPVPDWGRLVPDRWEIPAPLEGESVSLEEVEAVLVPGVAFDEQGNRLGFGKGYYDRCLSGFQGRKIGLAYDFQVVPEIPRMETDLVCHWIVTETRTIRGIAKEEPSWNHKPL
- the zapA gene encoding cell division protein ZapA, whose translation is MKKSHVVSILNQKLTLRSDASDETVTQIAALVSDRVREVMDASKSASMLTAALLVCMNMAEELRRFEETRGVQNARTAQKVRDIIRLVDMQLGAGSQLAL
- a CDS encoding cellulose synthase family protein — its product is MPHYSLFFLIFYFAILLLPSAFGLHRYYLLFLYYRLKKDKPSALPFESLPEAPWVTVQLPIFNERYVVPRLIRAVCAFDYPRERLEIQVLDDSNDETVAVVDREIAEWSRRGFLIRHVRRGDRVGFKAGALAHGLKEAKGEFVAVFDADFLPEPDFLKKVIPHFYGGSDIGMVQTRWEHLNRDYSLLTRAQAILLDGHFIIEHTARHRSGCFFNFNGTAGVWRKSCIGDAGGWSGDTLTEDIDLSYRAQMKGWRFVYLDEVVAPAELPVDINALKTQQHRWSKGSVQVAKKLLPSLLKGPYPWRVKMEAFFHLAANFNYLLMAILSFLLPVSIYVRREQGWYDMLWIDLPLFLSATWSVSVFYYHSQKKAYSDWFSRVKYIFFSLALGIGLCLNNSKAVLEGLIGKTGEFTRTPKYAVVNRSDSWKEKGYRGRLAFLSLVEIFLTLLYMVTVAYALSEGLYLSVPFLLLFVVGFGYSSLLSIFQGRGGVGSSITAPMEPSIEAQIS
- the rnr gene encoding ribonuclease R; amino-acid sequence: MSIDLLKKGISNIVKEFKLATSFPREVEAEARAFPGPLTAQDWEGRVDLRAEVVVTIDGENARDFDDAVSVSETRDGFVLKVSIADVSHFVKPGTAVDREAYRRATSTYFPDRVLPMLPERLSNDLCSLVPHEERRTYTAEMAFDVQGRRTAIRFYRSVIKSRARLTYTEVRKILDDRDEAARGRHKSILEDLERMGVLAERIQGRRRARGSLDFDLPESSIELDLAQGRIDKIVKAERNKAHRLIEEFMIAANEAVAEFIAESRLPSVYRVHQEPDPERVRDFAVLLHHLGYGLRLGRRVQPGALAAVIEAVRGKPEEKLINTVLLRTMARAVYDTKNVGHFGLASECYTHFTSPIRRYPDLMVHRILTQALRGGRPGKHKESGGKRLQEMAVHCSERERNSQKAEWASRDLAAALFLKEKVGQTFDGIISGVTKFGLFVELIPFFVEGLVSIKNLRDDAYTFHEKAHALVGRRKKKKYQIGMPVTVTVQGVNLEKRWVDFGL